In Electrophorus electricus isolate fEleEle1 chromosome 1, fEleEle1.pri, whole genome shotgun sequence, a single window of DNA contains:
- the LOC113584702 gene encoding tropomyosin alpha-1 chain-like, which produces MDAIKKKMQMLKLDKENALDRSEQAEVDKKGAEDKCKQLEDDLVALQKKLKATDDELSKYVENVKDAQEKLENAEKKATDAEGDVASLNRRIQLVEEELDRAQERLATALQKLEETEKAADESERGMKVIENRAVKDEEKIVLQEGQLREAKNFAEEADRKYEEVARKLGTVENDMERAEEKAELAEGKCSELEEELKTVTNLMKSLEAQADKYTLKEDKYEEEIKVLTEKLKEAETRAEFAEKSVAKLEKTVDEIEDEVYSQKLRFKAISEELDHALNDMSSI; this is translated from the exons ATGGACGCCATTAAAAAGAAGATGCAGATGCTCAAACTGGACAAGGAGAATGCCTTGGACCGGTCCGAGCAGGCTGAAGTGGACAAGAAGGGAGCAGAAGACAAATGCAAACAG CTGGAGGACGACCTGGTCGCTCTGCAGAAGAAACTTAAGGCCACCGATGATGAGTTGAGCAAATACGTTGAAAACGTGAAAGATGCTCAGGAGAAACTGGAAAATGCAGAGAAGAAAGCCACAGAC gccGAGGGCGACGTGGCTTCCCTGAACAGGCGTATCCAGCTGGTTGAAGAGGAGCTGGACCGAGCCCAGGAGCGTCTGGCCACTGCActgcagaagctggaggagacagaaaaaGCTGCTGATGaaagtgagag AGGCATGAAGGTCATTGAGAACAGAGCCGTGAAGGACGAGGAGAAGATAGTACTCCAGGAAGGTCAACTCAGAGAGGCCAAGAACTTTGCTGAGGAAGCTGACCGCAAATACGAGGAG gtggctCGTAAGCTGGGAACTGTTGAGAATGATATGGAGCGTGCAGAGGAGAAGGCTGAACTGGCTGAAGG TAAGTGCTCTGAACTGGAAGAAGAACTGAAAACAGTGACCAACCTCATGAAGTCTCTTGAGGCCCAGGCTGACAag TACACGCTGAAGGAGGACAAGTATGAGGAGGAGATCAAGGTTCTCACTGAGAAACTAAAGGAG GCAGAAACACGTGCTGAGTTTGCTGAGAAATCAGTCGCCAAACTTGAGAAGACTGTTGATGAAATAGAGG ATGAGGTTTACTCTCAGAAACTCAGATTCAAAGCCATCAGTGAGGAGCTGGACCACGCCCTCAATGACATGTCCTCCAT ATAA